In Engraulis encrasicolus isolate BLACKSEA-1 chromosome 2, IST_EnEncr_1.0, whole genome shotgun sequence, the sequence TGACAAGGGATTGCAGAGCAGGAGAGCCATCTGTGAAACTACAGTGAAATGAACCATGAATTCCGTCATTTACATAGTACATCAGGGTACGGTCACTGGTCCCAATTCCGTTCTCTGGAAAAGCACAAAAAACCCCACCATGGAATCAGAAACACACAGAACAATTTGCTCATCCTTGGTGCAATCAGGCTTTGGATTCAGACTGTTGCTATTCACATCATAAAATCTTAATACCATCAGAGGCTGACTGCTCTTGCATCACCACGTTCTTGGCAATGATGTTGGCAGCGAGCGTGAAAGCTGAAGCTACGTAGTAGCGTCCAGGCTCGGCAATGATCTTCACCCCAGAGTTGACAGGGAAGTACTTCTCCAGAGCCGGGTTGATAACAGCCGTGTACTGCATGCAAGAGAGGACCGGTTTGTAAATTCACCTTAAATGACACTTCAAGGCAATGATACACAGGGCACCTTTTTGGTCAACGTTGCTGGACAGCAACATGATTGGTTCCTAATTATCTGAAGGAATGATTAAAAGAGGTTTTCTGCCTCTGAACCGATACGAATCCAAGCAAAATCTTAGTATTGTTGACCAGACACATTGCTCAAAGTTGCCGTGTATCGACACCTTTACTTCTTCACCTTTGAAGGGAATGTAGCTAGTTGCATTCCAAAAGAAAGACATTAGCATACAATATAATGTAGCATAGCCCTTTCGTGCAGAGCATCTAAGAAGTAGCAATATTATAGttacatatgaagggtttatttgcaaatctccattttgtagaatgttgggaaattgaccttttgtattgggcattccattgaattgcattgcaaaatgcattttatgtaggttaaaaaagtatgttctcaaaatatttgaatggtaagaattcacacatagttgataggccctctgaacagtcattttcaataataaaatgcaaaagtccaaaaatggagatacaccgttttgcaaataaacccttcatatattgaTATTATGTATCTGAGTAtattcagcaaacagtgagtctGATCACAGACGATCCCATCTGACCCAAAGGGCTGTAAAGTGGATGTAACCAGTGTTTAGAAACAGCACACACCTCCTCAAACTTCAGCTTGGTGTGCTCTTTTCCAGGAAATCCACCCCCAATATCCAGGAGGTTCATATTGTATCCCAGCTCCGCCTAAACAGAGTCATTAATGAATATGCGCTGAAATGCTGAAtctgacatttaatttcatttcaagGATTGACTTTAAATGTGACTGAATAGTACAATTTGAAATGGGGATATTCGTGTTGCATCCCAGCTCAGCATAAAAAATTAATTGAAACAGAAATTGTATTAAATATGACTTTGCTTTAACTCTTTACATCTTATCCACAGGCTAAATTccatgtacatgtaggcctatgaaggtGTTGACGGCGAGAACTTAAGAACAGAAATACACAAGAAATTGACCTAACGTAAGTTATGAGGTGAGCATTAGGACTTACTCACCCCTAAGTCAAACACATAGCGTGCATCAGAGAGGGCGTGTGCATAGGCCTGTGGGTCAGTGCAGCCACTGCCCACGTGAAAGCTGACACCGACCACCTCCAGGCCCAGCTCGCTGGCTCGCTCCAGCAGCACGCGTGACTTCTTCAGTGGGGCCCCAAACTTGTTGCTCAGACGCACCAGAGACTTGGAATCGTCTGTGATAATGCGTAAAACCAGCCTGGCAACAAGACAAAACCTGGAATGAGTTTTCATGTACGTCTATACACATTTAATGTCACACTATACTGCGCTGATGGTTCTATGCAAAGAACCTTACAAATAAAAAGGGGGCAGAAACATGCTGCAAATGTCTGTAAGAATTCAGAGTACGAACACGAAACAGTCACAAAGTTTAGTGCGACATAGCTTTCGTGAGAGGATTTCTGGTATGAAGGGAAGCAGTACTCTTGGAAAAGAAGTCTCCAAGCTTCTTACTAGGCTACTTCTTCTTACTGCTACTTCTTAAGCgctgagagggatgaccctactACTCCTGTAACGTCCAGTATGTAGTGTCTCATGAACAAGAGATTGAGCAGGAACTGCAGCCTAGCTGTGAAAGACCCATGTCTTCGGCAAAACAAAGTTCTCTGCCTTCCTCAACATATTTTGATGTGGGTCTAGCATGGCTTGGCAACAGAAACTGTTtctaatagaataaaatagaatagaataaaatggaATACCTTGTGTTTtcattatacaaaccccaactccggtgaagttgggacgtttggtaaacagtgaataaaatcaaaatgctatcattttcaaaacattcaatctattcattagatggagaatagtgaaaagacaacatattaaaaatttaaaaccgagaaaaaatgttgttttgggggacatatgtactcatttctaatttgataaatgcaacacgtctcaaataagttgggacggggatcagtgaaatttagtaaacatccaaataagataaaacaacaaagaagaacatttcaaaatgaattgtactgacggacaatataggtgtccaggtataagatcatcacagagaggctgagtcactcagaattaaagatgcaaagggaataattaccatagttattacatacatttttgaattccctttgatttaccacgattgagtgtatataagacatatttttgttatcaaaaccattgtataggttcatgacatcatgaaatatatattggctgtagtctcactctagcactccaggcaTTAGAGccattgaaaattgaccatattaagaatgcttaatgcgtgcaaatgatacaggggtgtaacattctcttaagcacctgagctcacttgaaacaGACCCAGAAgtcatgggaaactgtcctttgcgtcagcagaagttgtataagtccattctttttgacaataatagagcattgcacatcctgtgctacagtgaaaatggaccatccaacttgtgttagtgctaacttcaaaagtcagcctccatgatggcatgcgggtgcagtagtgcattggttaagatgttctcactcatctgtagagttaaatacagtgctgaattaaatgggttttaaacagcatgaaaagccactcatgcattatatttttaaGGAAGATCTTCGATTAccgccacatagtaaggtcaaattgcatgctctatgttttaacagtttggctccatcataaggaccagcaggtgataaaatggtgggcttttggtcaacacctgtcacactgtaagcactacagaaaggaaaacattgcaaaacatgacaaggaatacacccaccatttaagctggtgaaatcatgtccaagataggaattaacactcttttttatataaaatcatctcatcggttaatgtttTTAACTGTtatgtgttgtcttttgttttgtttgtagtcttcctcgacatttgctgccttttattgtccccgtcccaactcttttgagacgtgttgcatttatcaaattagaaatgagtacatatgccccccaaaacaatattttttctcggttttaacacttaatatgttatcttttaactattctccatctaatgaatagattgaatgttttgaaaatgatagcattttgattttattcactgtttaccaaacgtcccaacttcggagttggggtttgtacgtgCACAATGTAAACTATACATAGCCTATACATGCGAAAAACAAAGAAACTGAAAGCATCTCTCTCATTAGtgaaatagaaagacagaaaagcaATTGCATTGTCAATTTAGTGCATGtagaaaaaataatgaatgtGTTCTTAAAGAATACATGTGGCAGGtgtggtggctcaatgagctaaggcGCCTGCCATTAcactggggacccaggtttgattccgatCATGCTCATTTCCCGATcgttccctttttctctctcccgtcccaaacatttcctgtcatctctccgctgtcactatcaaataaaggcataaaagggcCCAAAAAGTcaggcaaacaaacagaaaacccaCACGTACTTTGCATGGCCGTGGCAGTGAGCTATCTTCTCCAGCTCTGCTTCGTTGTCGAAGGTCATCATGGTGATGCCGTGTTCCAAGGCGTACTGCAGATGGGACGGCTGCTTGCAGGTGTGGGCATAGATGATGCGGCCCGGCTCCACGCCCACAGACTGGACCAGCTGGATCTCGGACTGGGAGAAACAAAGTCAAGGAGAAATcatatagaccagtggttctcaacctttttttgaagaaacgcccggtggacctcatcataagcctgccaacaccccccttagtattaaaaaataaaataaactaatgcctccccaatggcaactaagcaccgccccctctcagctgtacccTTGTCAACGCCCCCCatgggctccccaatgccccttgaggggctgtagagcctctattgagaaacactaatatagaCTAACTATCTCAGTCTGGGGTACAGAGTCAATGCAAAATTATAGGGATTTTAAACCCCTGCAAAGTTTTACTCCAGTTtcctgattgaaagactagtttgGCCTCAACGCAGCAAAGTGTTCTACATTACAGGTAGACATTCATTACAGGTACAGGTTACATTCAGTTATATTTGCCATTTGGCAGGCATTTTCGACCAATTATCAAGGTAAATATGACTGGgctgggccctgccatggcctaacggtagggcagtcgtctgccatgcggctgacctgggttcgattcctggccagggtcatttgccgaccccttcccgtctctcccCCCATTCACTTTCTGTCCACTTCTCATACTATCCCGTCATCAACAAagttaaaaaaagaccaaaaaaaatctttaaatatGACATGGGCTAAAAGTTGGTCCCTGAGCCACACCCCTGGgtcaggggttagggttagggcctTTTAACACCAGCTGTGCCACCATCAGCGGGACTGAAGCGACTTTTACCGTCTGTGGAGAAAATGCATGGAAACATTGTAGTCCTTGTTCACCAAcacaggggcgggggggggggggggcattttgggCAGTAGCGGCGCAGGAGACGGCTCAGTGCCACACTACATTTGTAAAAATTCAACTCAAGTGGCATTTCGACAGCGGCGGCCGGCAGTACTACAATTTGGCATTTACAAGTCGATACACCAcacatggctgaagggcccttgagcaaggcacctaaccccacattgctccagggacagtaaccaacaccctgtaatacaactgtacgtcgctttggataaaagtgttagcttagtgtaatgtaatgtaaatacctTGCTTGCACAGTCAAACCCAACACCCAATGTGGCCAAGGCCATGACCACCACCCTGCTGGGGTTGCACTTCACAGCATAGAAGGGCTGGACGCGGGGCAAGGCTCGAGTCCAGTGGAGGTGCTTCTTCACAACATCCCCAAGGTCAGCAACATAAAAGGCATCGTCTTTGCCCTGCAAAGAAAAGTGTTGCAATCAACTGAAGATATGACACAGCAAGGTTGGAGAATcctgagtacagtacagtttccATTTCTTAAATGATGATTTcagggtgtgtgtactgtatgttctggGTATTGGCATCTGACACGACCTTATGTTTTTGATAATAAACAATAAGGAAAAAAAGAATCCCAACATAGAATCTCTagagaggaaaacaaaaaaaagcaaattgCTAGACATGTGCAAATATAAGGGACTCACTTGAGAGGTGAATGGAGATGTCCTCATGTCCTCAAGTGCCAAAGAAAACATTTCAATATGATGCTATGTGTTCTTCACCAGACTTTACTTAATAAAATAAAGCTTTTCCCACATCTGATACTGCAGAGGACTTCCTTGTTTTCTTGAAATAAATCTTCTCATGTGACACACCAGATTATGAAGAACCGGAGTGtggaggatacacctttttttcttaaataaaATAGGTCCAGTGATGGGCAACATGGAATCCGAAGGTACAAGCCAGTGCTACATATTCCAACAAATGTAATTTTACCTGTCCAGTTGCCCAATTTGGAAATGTACAGTaagaccaggtcatttggaatatgtggcactggattgttgcTTCTGAagccaggttgtccatcactgaatgtttgtgttcgGTAACACTTCGCAATAACCTTGCGctataaatggttaactaatggtatgtttgttgtgcatctataatactattataagcattgatacgtcattattaaatcaattgtataACACTTAGGCTACTTGACATTTTCTGATGACAATAATATATTTGGGCGGCCCTTTTCCGGGGCGCCATAATAATACTTTACCATTAGctaacattagttaaccattagttaaccatctAGCGGAAGGTTACTTATAGACAGCAATTACTCATGTATTAGTGGCAAAAGTGAGCCCTAAAATAAAAGTGTCACCAGATGTATTCTTGTGCGTACTTACAGAAGCTGACAGCTCATTTATGTTCTTCTCAACAATGTCCCGGGCACAGACCTCTTCTTCTAAGATGGTTAAGTTGAAGTCAACATGAGTTAAAGAGTTCATGATTCCAAATCTGGGTTGCAAAACAACTGCActaagaaaataaaagagaaagaaGGCAGTCTGTCAGCATCTCCACTACTCAGATGATGTGACATCAGACAAACAGCtgtagacagcacacacacacactgcttatctTAAAGAAAACAACATTGACGACCTCATCAACACTGTGACGACATTCCCCGGGTTTCTCACTTATTTCAGACACATTTGCCACCACTAAAGAGAAATTTCCATTCCATGCAATTTCAATGGACTATAACAAAGTATAGGCCTAACTTAGTTTATCTCCGTCAGCCTCCCATAACTCCCCATGCCCAATGCTAAGCCTCTAACCATCACCTTTCATCACTGAAAATTCAACATTGTCCCACCGCATTACAAAAGTCTCCCAAATGCTACATAAATTGCTTCCTGCTGACAGGTAGGTCAATGCTGTGGCTCTGTGTTGTAATCTGTAAAAGtataataacttttccctccactttattcctaaccaacgacggaaaggagtgggcatttgaaacagaagcagtgttaacttaacttaagacacaggaaaggcaaatggcatgatacagatgaggagatacaaatgaatgaaagttatatgacaatttaattaccaactgcaaggtaacattacagtTAACTCAacgctactgtaggttacataggatacagtgaaatcaaatacagtttacccaagatagatagacagagagagagaaagaaagagggcgagagggagagaaagacagagttttGGAGCCCTTCAGAGGTAGGAAGTGACGTCCCTTGCCCTCTGGGTGTCcttcatactgtatgcatgtgtacagtgCTGTAAATTCAGTGTTTGTGGGGCCTTATCTGAGATCTCATCCAAGTGTGTTGTTTGAGTTGGTCACTTGTGCTGTTTTCTGAGGAGGAGTGGCAATAGTGCAAAACCCACAAacaaacaggacacacacacagacagacgttcCTCCTACATCATTAGAGTAGATATTATCAAGATTTGCCATTCAACCAGGAAACCCTTCTATTTACTGTGGTCATGGAAAGTTTATTTTGGCCTACAAACATTGACTCTTCCTTGGAGCTTAAGGGCAGAGGAGGTGTTCATCCACCAACATCCAGATCTACAGATCACCATATCCTATTATGGCAGGATACGACATAAATTCACCCCCtagcgcagagcctatattataacctttctgtcaccaaaattgtatgtcttcatatgcTACCGCTTTCGGAAAttccatagcaatgttgttatgatgtagttgatatGTCAAGCCACTTTAGGCACCATTTTACATGGCCGAATGCACCACAACTGCACAGAAAGAGGTTTCCAGCGCACTCATCTGTTAAAGGagcagttcagccaatttcaatatgctgttgtattgctcatgctacccttgacttctcactacccggtgacgctgcattttttggctcagccctttccgagatctgagctattcttatgATTCTGAGATTTTGTTTATATtcaaaactttcttaacataggcctactccaaatactttcccaaaaggtatcgctgttagctagttgtctgctgatgttgcataaccttttggatgattttgggaataaataaaaatgttttttgtttttttttaacgtaAAGAACAActgcctccattacaatgaccaggatctcggacaatgttgaagaaaaaaagaaatatatatcaggtactgacaagtccagggtagtgtgagcattacaactgcatgttgaaattggctggagttatcctttaaaggaATGGCGTTAGTGTTATTATTTGACAAGACATTTGTTAGGTTGCCTAAAACTTGTAGGCTATAAACATGAACATGTTTCTTTATGCTCGTTATGACATGATGAGTTGGAATGAACCTCAGTCAGTGTCATCCTCACACAAAATATTGTCGGATCCAGAGCAAAGAGGTAGAATATTAGATAACAGGTGTGCCCGCAGAGTTTCACAgagttttagtcatttttttgacagagggcaagctctccattgatttgcactgactgaagagcacagatctactacctacagaagatggaggctgcacttgccgttttccagtgctattcaatttcccattgtcaagtgttctagccttggtagtgcgtgaaacgcctagtgattggatactccgcggagttcatcaaggagtatccaatcattgggcatttcacgcactaccaaggctagaacacttgatatTGGGAAATGGTCGTGTCACTCCATCCAAAGTCATGGAAGGCCCCTTGTGAGGTCTTCCAGGGGATGTCTGATGTGGGCAGTGTGAGCTACAATTCAGCACAATGCATTGATCATTCTTTGATCAAAGATACATAACTTAACTACTTGACTACATAGCCTACTATTGATAAAGACTTGATCAAGATTTGCTGTTCAACCAGGAAGCTTTTAGGATACTGTGGACGTGGAGAGTTTATATTCTAACATTGACTTTTCCTTGGAACTCAACAGGCTGATATTGACAGAACACCTCATCCTATAAGGGCGGGAGCGAATGCAAATCAACCCTTGTCCTGTCCAAATATGTTTGCATTTACCAAAACCAACAGAAACGTCTTGCAAatactcagggctgctgacagctttggctaggcccaggataAGGTCATTAAAAAGTTCCCCcgatttaatccatacaatatataataaggaccaaattctgggccccctctcgccctgggccccatgaaagattcaaattttgggcccccttaagggcctctctcagtgcttgggcccccttaagggcccctctcagtgcttgggcccccttaagggcccctatcagtgcttgggcccttagaatctgtaccacttttccccccctagcggcccccatgatcACAGAGGATGTATTTCATGTGTCAACCCATATGAAAATCATCATTATACAACTTACAAATAATTGATTCATGTATTATGGACCGTGAAAGTTTTATCTGTCCCACTCCTCATTATCCTTACACTGCTTATAATGGAAAGTGTATGTGCTTCCTCAAATGGCACACAAAGTAACCAATTTCTTATTTTCCATATACAATTATAGCCATGTGAGTTTTATAGCCTAAACAGTATATTCATTTCCCTCCAGAGGTAAGTCGGTTTGTGCACCATTGAATTTAAATGTGAATAGAAATCCCCAGAAAGATGTTTCTGAATAATTGTTTTTGAATAATTATGTCTTCATCATCACTTAAATATAACatttgtacagtaggcctatacatgtttcaattcaatatgtcctcctttttgctcTATGACATGATGAACTCACATAAGCTG encodes:
- the LOC134440906 gene encoding ornithine decarboxylase 1-like — encoded protein: MNSLTHVDFNLTILEEEVCARDIVEKNINELSASGKDDAFYVADLGDVVKKHLHWTRALPRVQPFYAVKCNPSRVVVMALATLGVGFDCASKSEIQLVQSVGVEPGRIIYAHTCKQPSHLQYALEHGITMMTFDNEAELEKIAHCHGHAKLVLRIITDDSKSLVRLSNKFGAPLKKSRVLLERASELGLEVVGVSFHVGSGCTDPQAYAHALSDARYVFDLGAELGYNMNLLDIGGGFPGKEHTKLKFEEYTAVINPALEKYFPVNSGVKIIAEPGRYYVASAFTLAANIIAKNVVMQEQSASDENGIGTSDRTLMYYVNDGIHGSFHCSFTDGSPALQSLVKRPKQDELWHPSSIWGHTCDGHDCIVERTLLPELQIGDWLLFENWGAYSVAAYSGFNGFQRPDTYYVVSRVAWQYLQQVHGQGMPVSMQG